The Eriocheir sinensis breed Jianghai 21 chromosome 33, ASM2467909v1, whole genome shotgun sequence DNA window atgttgggcttcattaaaagaaactttttattcaagaataaagatgtaatacttccgctctacaatagtttagtcagaccccacttggaatatgcggtacagttttggtctccccaccatgcaaaggacattgctaaactagaaggtgttcagcgtcgagcaacaaaaatgatcccttccttgcgcaacaaatcctatgaagaaaagctttccacccttaacatgttctcttttgagaaacgtcgcttccgaggaaaactgatcgaatgttttaaaatacttaatggtttcacgaatgtagacagagcaaaattgtttatgatcgatgacactttgcgaacgaggaacaatggcacaaaactcaagtgtagacaagtaaattcagactgcaccaaatttttcttcaccaacgttgtagtgcgagaatggaataagctcccaccatcattggtccagtgtaacacgattgactcctttaaaaacaagctcgaccgtcacttccttgaacttaatatcaactagagtagaaaagcaacgttttggagccatctgattaatgttaactttgtttaaggacagaccacctagtctggaccatggggtctgtgtggtctgattttctatgtaaatctatgtaaatctctctctctctctctctctctctctctctctctctctctctctctctctctctctctctctctctctctctctctctctctctctctctctctctctctctctctctctctctctctctctctctctctctctctctctctctctctcatcgatatGTACCGCCAAATATCTGCTTCTTCACTGCCTTGCCCACCGATCAATGCAGAGACAAACTTACAACAAAGCATGTTTTCCTGTTTTCAAGTCAGACAAACCACGCGACCCTTCCACACATCCTCACCTCGGCCCGCTGTactctttcttgtcctcctccattACACACAGTATAGTTCACCTTCAAGACTCCTATTTTGGCCTCACAAACACAAACGGGATGGGAAGGACATGACTGATGTAAACAGGGAGAATTGTGGTTTGTCCTCGCAACGCGTCCTTAGCAACCCTCGTTGTCATGGCAACGGGGACGCTGTTTCTCCGACATTAGTTTTCATCAGCTTGCTCCCGTGCCGACAGTGTCACCGATAAACGCTGGGCTATTCCTCAGCACATAGTATTTCTGGACGATGCGTTTTTTGTTACACGTGATGGATAGCTAACTCCCATATAACAAGTGACAATCAGAAACGATTATTTAGATTCCAACACACCTTTGTTTGGGCCTCAGGGGTGTAGGTTGGAGTGACATTAGTAAAACAGTGCACTTCACTTTTCCAGCTCTCTTGATAGATAACTGTGACCGCATCTGGGAGCTTgttagaaaaaaatgacaaaattacCGCGACGAATCGTCAAAAATAGATGATAGTGTttcttaaaaagaaaaaaacggagacGCCTGTTTTATTCGACACCGTGAAGTAGATagcacttaaaaaaatatatatatttgattttaCGTGTCCTTATTTTACGGAAGCGCTAAAACTCTAGACTTTTATATACACGAGTGCGAGCCACGGCAGCCACGAGATGTGCGTTACGTGAGTGACTCGCGTGTGAGGTAACCAGCGGCGGCAGCCACCCGTGCATGGAGGAGCTGGACGAGCGGACGCGACGCCTCATGAAGACCAATAGGAGGATGAAGGACCTGCCAATGGTCTCCGCCATCGGGTTCACGGGTAGGTCACCGCGGCCTCCCCGGGACTATATTTATTATCAAAGAAAGGTGTAAGGAAGTATAAttagacaggtagataaacagGCAGGTGAGGTAGCAAAAGGTTGGGAACTAATCGTTTTTCACTCTAATACATACCACTGACTTAACTAGGGAATGTGAGGAGGCATATAGggttgaaggaagattgtttggGATTGCGGGATGTTGGGGTTACCGTACGTGTTACAGATCTTCAGACAATGGTTCGACTTTGAGCCTGTGTAGTCAGTTAGTTACCGGCCCTCTCAACTGTACACACTCTCTTGAAAACTAGCAGATAAATGGGTAGGCTACCTGGAAAGACCTAGAAAAGATTCACTGTGCGACCCTAGCTGTCACAGGTGCAAAATAGTTACTAATTCAGTTTTCAGTTTTCATCACACATCTCTTATTTTACAGAACCCCcgaagagtaaaataaaaaagtgcCATTCACCTTGTTCTCATCAGCAACTtataaatatacattttttttctctttcgagATAGGCAATACAAACCTGCGTCGATGCATTCTTTGCAGGTAAAATAAAAGGTGGGCTGCAGCTGCAAGAAGACCGTGGCCTCGTGTATCCcctgggcgtgggtgtgggcgtgtgggaCAGGGCAGGTGGCCGCCACGCTATCCTACATGGCCACACCCGCCCCGTCGTGGCCCTCGCCGCCTCACGCTCCGGCAAACTGATTGTCTCCGCCCAGGACAGTGACCCTGGATGCCAGGTGGGTGGAGAAGGAAGTCGGGagggcagagaggaggaaaaggaagagaagatgagggaggaggagcaacGGAAAGAGGATAAGGCAGGGaggcaaaaagacaaaaaaggggaaagggagaaaaggaaggaaattaataaatagagaaagacagagaaaaagcaAATGACTTAATTTTCCAGGTGGTTCAGGAGGAAGAGAATGCGGCAGAGAGGCAAGTAGATAgtgaagaggagataggaaggagagggtatGAGAAGCGAGAGGGGAAAttatgaaagaagagaggaaaggaaaaacagagaaaggagaggaaaacaagcaCGGGAGGGAAAGTTTAAAGCAAAGTGTGAAGGGTGAAAACACACACGTTAACATTAGACATCGCTGAGTTACTGTGACCTCTTTCGTAAAGGAACCCGTATGATATACTATTAGTATATACATCAACATATAGTAAACTACGACAACTAGCATGCGATTGTGTTAAGAACATTTCATTCATGATTTGATGAAGCCCCATGTCAGCAACAAGACGTGCTGCAGCCCGTGTCTAGTGCAGCATGGTGTTTATGGCTCGTCTGCGGCGGCAGTGCGGTGGGCGTGGCGCCAAGCAAAGGCCTTAGTTGTGCGGAGAAAGTCAAGCTTCACCACGGGACGGTTTCACGCTTAATTTGTATGACACAAGAAATAAACAACTCAAAAGATTTTCATAACATTTAGAGTCGGGCATAGTACTGTATTCTATCTTTATGTCAGCCTCATTCTGTATCAGAAAGTTTCACTGCGATTATTTCAAAGTCATGAAAAGCATTGAAACAAAATGTGAAGCCGTGACTTCTATGAGAATTTCCACAAACAGATGTAAACAAGCAAGCTAATGCGTGTGTGTGCTGCAGGCGCGCGTGGTGGTGTGGCGCTACGAGGAGCGGCAGGAGTATGGCAGCCACTACGTTCATAGGGAGGAGGTGGCCGCCGTCGGAGTGTCAGCGGGCCAGGAGGAGTACGTGGCCAGCCTTGGGGGACTCTCCGATGGGTACTTAGTCCTGTGGCACATCGCCACCAAGAAGCCGATCTGCAGTATGTTTCCGAGTCTCTTGTTGCGTCGATGAGTCACTGGTGTCAGTAACCTACACTTTAGCCTCGCCATGACTCACGACACTTTCAAACTATTATTATTCACTCACCTCCACGACGAAAATTATTTAAAACTTTCACTTGTATTTACTAGATTCAAGAATCCTGAGCTTTATGAATCCTTTTACCTTGACTTACATCCACACTTCTGCACGAACATATCTTTAGAGCACAATATTTGATATTTCATTATCACTTTAGCAATTAACGTAACAGATAAAAGAACGAACATTAGCGGAAAAGTTACAAGCGGACTACAGAAGCCTGCTCGTCATGAAGACCAGTTTTCATCTTGAATGTTTTCGCCGACAGGTGTTCAGGCTGGCGAGCCGGGGCTGGGCGTCGCCTCCCTTCTCTGCATGGCACCCCACACGCCCACACTGATGTTGGTGGGCGGCCAACGCATCCTAAGGGCATGGTCTCTCGATCCAAACAAGAACAGACTCACGCCAACATCCATTTCTCTTGGTCTCATTGAAAGGAATTACACCTGTCTTAAGGTATGGAAAAGACGCTGCTGTTACGAGGTGACTGAAACAAGTGGACGTGATTAACTTTGCTATTTTACAATTGGTTAGCTATGATTATGTGCTGGGGTGTCATTCACTAACGAGTAAATCTTTGCAGATGGACGAGGCGGAGGAGTTTCTCTTCGCTGCGACAACCACGGGGGACGTGGTGAAGGTGCGTCTCAACAAGGCCTCAGCACTAGGTGAGCTCTTGAGTTATTGACTCATCCCTATCTGATCCTCTGccacatatttttttctccatctatatTTCCTCGAATATTGCACCCATACAAGCCCAACGACACTATGTCTCCAATCTTCTCAAAGCGCCCGTTTAGGCTGAGGAACTTTAAGCACAATTTCGTTTCGGGCTCGGGAAAATACGGGGTGATTCTGGATGCTGTGCTCCTGCACTGCTTGATTTTGACTGTCATTAGTACATTCTGCATTCGGCTAGTCAGCATTAGGATTATTGTCTCCAATCATAAAGCTCAAACATGCATCTATAATATGCTGTTTCTCCATGGCAGGTGGCGCCCCAGCACCCGTGGTGGTGTCAGTGATGGCTCCCCGACCCCAGCCCTCGCCCGGTGGTCCTTCGCTAACTCGAGCCCCCACGCCCGGTGGGTATTGTCTCTTGGCATGAAAAGGACCATTACTTTATGGAACTGAAGCGATCC harbors:
- the LOC127006825 gene encoding uncharacterized protein LOC127006825, encoding MEELDERTRRLMKTNRRMKDLPMVSAIGFTGKIKGGLQLQEDRGLVYPLGVGVGVWDRAGGRHAILHGHTRPVVALAASRSGKLIVSAQDSDPGCQARVVVWRYEERQEYGSHYVHREEVAAVGVSAGQEEYVASLGGLSDGYLVLWHIATKKPICSVQAGEPGLGVASLLCMAPHTPTLMLMDEAEEFLFAATTTGDVVKVRLNKASALGLQAMLVLPGGDLLVGDAGGSVRAYRQLQDVTKDGRPACPPPPRAHGTVKYTHPKDPTRPLLVQLDSETPELELLATCHSEPICDVTFPR